In Taeniopygia guttata chromosome Z, bTaeGut7.mat, whole genome shotgun sequence, one genomic interval encodes:
- the HEXB gene encoding beta-hexosaminidase subunit beta yields MGRAMGLAGLLLGLVAVPAVLVSTSLRHGAPRAEAEPEPSGWELAADALPEDSLWPLPQRVRTSPRQLQLAPSRFQLVHGAGSSAGPGCGLLQDAFRRYYEYMFGHSRRRTWGRGPLAARAEPELLQLQVVIEAGDPGCDGHPRLTSSEAYHLTVTEPVAILKASEVWGALRGLETFSQLVHEDDYGSFLVNESEINDFPRFAHRGVLLDTSRHYLPLKSILTNLDAMAFNKFNVLHWHIVDDQSFPYQSVYFPELSDKGAYSSNLIYTPTDVRLVIEYARLRGIRVIPEFDTPGHTQSWGKGQKDLLTPCYNRGQPTGSFGPVNPVWNTTYNFMTKFFKEISSVFPDEFIHLGGDEVDFSCWKSNPEVKEFMKKQGFGIDYAKLESYYVQNILDIVSSYNKGQMVWQEVFDHKAQLKPDTVVQVWMANNYTPELSRVTGAGFTAVLSAPWYLDYISYGQDWKKYYSVEPLNFPGSEEQKKLLIGGEACLWGEFVDATNLTPRLWPRASAVGERLWSSSNVTNLQDAYKRLTSHRCRMLRRGIAAEPVFVGYCAHEARGP; encoded by the exons ATGGGCAGAGCCAtggggctggctgggctgctcctggggctcgTCGCGGTCCCCGCCGTGCTGGTGAGCACCAGCCTCCGCCACGGCGCGCCCCGGGCCGAGGCCGAGCCGGAGCCGTCCGGCTGGGAGCTGGCGGCGGACGCCCTCCCTGAGGACTCGCTGTGGCCGCTGCCGCAGCGGGTCCGCACGTCCCCTCGCCAGCTGCAGCTGGCGCCCAGCCGCTTCCAGCTGGTGCACGGCGCCGGCTCctcggcggggccgggctgcgggcTGCTGCAGGACGCCTTCCGCAG GTACTATGAGTACATGTTCGGACACTCTCGGCGGCGGACGTGGGGCCGCGGGCCGCTGGCTGCCCGAGCGGAGCccgagctgctgcagctgcaggtagTGATCGAGGCGGGAGACCCTGGCTGTGACGGGCACCCGCGGCTCACCTCCAGCGAGGCCT atCATTTAACTGTAACTGAGCCTGTGGCTATACTAAAAGCTTCTGAGGTATGGGGTGCTTTAAGAG GTTTGGAGACCTTCAGCCAGTTGGTTCATGAAGATGACTATGGAAGT TTTCTTGTCAATGAATCTGAAATCAATGACTTCCCAAGATTTGCTCATAGAGGAGTCTTATTAGATACTTCAAGGCATTATTTACCTTTGAAATCTATTCTTACAAACCTG GATGCCATGGCTTTTAATAAGTTCAATGTTCTCCACTGGCATATAGTAGATGATCAGTCCTTCCCTTACCAGAGCGTTTATTTCCCTGAATTAAGTGATAAG GGGGCATACTCCTCTAATCTCATCTACACTCCTACTGATGTCCGTCTGGTGATTGAGTATGCCCGGTTAAGAGGCATCAGAGTTATCCCGGAGTTTGATACGCCAGGACACACGCAGTCTTGGGGAAAAG GTCAAAAAGATCTTCTCACTCCTTGTTACAATAGAGGACAGCCAACTGGGTCCTTTGGACCTGTAAATCCTGTTTGGAATACAACTTACAACTTCATGACTAAGTTCTTTAAGGAGATCAGCAGTGTATTTCCAGATGAATTCATTCATTTGGGAGGAGATGAAGTGGACTTCAGTTGTTG GAAATCTAACCCTGAGGTGAAAGAGTTCATGAAGAAGCAAGGTTTTGGCATTGACTATGCTAAACTGGAATCTTACTATGTTCAGAA CATTTTGGACATTGTTTCCTCCTACAACAAAGGCCAAATGGTCTGGCAAGAAGTGTTTGATCACAAGGCACAA CTGAAACCGGACACTGTAGTTCAGGTATGGATGGCAAATAACTACACTCCTGAACTGAGCAGGGTCACAGGAGCTGGGTTCACTGCTGTCCTGTCAGCACCGTGGTACTTAGACTACATTAGTTATGGGCAAGACTGGAAGAAATACTACAGTGTTGAACCACTTAACTTCCCTG GATCTGAAGAACAGAAGAAACTTTTAATAGGTGGAGAAGCTTGCCTGTGGGGGGAATTTGTGGATGCAACTAACCTGACACCAAGATTATG GCCTCGAGCAAGTGCTGTTGGGGAAAgactctggagcagcagcaatgtGACCAACTTGCAGGATGCCTACAAAAGGCTAACTAGTCATCGATGCCGCATGCTCCG CCGTGGCATAGCAGCTGAACCAGTGTTTGTTGGATACTGTGCCCATGAAGCAAGGGGGCCATAA